The following proteins come from a genomic window of Gynuella sunshinyii YC6258:
- a CDS encoding acyltransferase domain-containing protein, translating into MTFISKDRPQTGDSANSLSNLHAATDTGLIFMFAGQGSQYFQMGRELYDHNEVFRRHMDRCDRLLSFDLRDVLYNDARKGAEFDTVEWTHPALFCLGYSLAQVLIDQGYRPAGVLGHSLGEYIAATIAGMLALEDGLGLVVQQAQILKQTCAEGSMITVMDSPELYRKRPDIFFRATLGGINYDKSFFVSGLADDLQRVLTALNSASVFSVQLPVRYGFHSSAIDPAESEFRNICRSVRLAKPQIPLYSCALGGVVGDHVLDAADEYLWRIPRGEAQFQTMVANSFPNPERYAFIDLSATATLSGFLKYGFGDRYTHHFAINQFGRNLDSMATLLSRISLQN; encoded by the coding sequence ATGACTTTTATTTCCAAAGACCGTCCTCAAACCGGCGATTCCGCCAACTCACTTTCAAACCTTCACGCTGCCACCGACACTGGCCTGATCTTCATGTTTGCGGGGCAGGGCAGCCAGTATTTTCAGATGGGTCGGGAGTTGTATGATCACAATGAGGTATTTCGCCGTCATATGGATCGCTGCGACCGGTTGTTAAGCTTTGACCTGCGTGACGTGCTTTACAATGATGCCCGTAAAGGCGCGGAGTTTGATACGGTTGAGTGGACCCATCCGGCGCTGTTTTGCCTGGGCTATAGTCTGGCACAGGTTTTGATTGATCAGGGATATCGCCCCGCCGGTGTGCTCGGGCACAGTCTGGGGGAATATATCGCTGCGACCATTGCCGGAATGCTTGCTCTTGAAGATGGTTTGGGGCTGGTCGTCCAGCAGGCACAGATTCTCAAACAAACCTGTGCAGAGGGGAGCATGATCACTGTGATGGATTCCCCTGAGCTGTATCGAAAACGCCCGGACATTTTTTTTCGTGCCACGCTGGGTGGTATCAACTATGACAAATCATTCTTTGTCAGTGGTCTTGCAGATGACCTGCAACGGGTGCTGACGGCTTTGAACAGCGCCTCGGTATTTTCAGTTCAGTTACCGGTTCGTTATGGCTTTCATTCCAGTGCCATTGATCCGGCAGAGAGTGAATTCAGAAACATCTGCCGGAGTGTTCGCCTTGCAAAGCCGCAGATTCCACTCTATTCCTGTGCGTTGGGGGGTGTTGTGGGTGATCATGTGCTGGATGCTGCTGATGAATATCTCTGGCGAATTCCACGTGGAGAAGCGCAATTTCAAACCATGGTGGCAAACAGCTTTCCGAACCCTGAGCGATATGCGTTTATCGACCTGAGTGCCACAGCCACCTTGTCCGGTTTTCTGAAGTATGGGTTTGGTGATCGATATACCCACCATTTTGCCATTAATCAGTTCGGCCGCAATCTGGATTCCATGGCAACATTGCTATCCCGGATATCTCTTCAAAATTGA
- a CDS encoding benzaldehyde dehydrogenase, protein MTNSILNTAPWKGAFFNGDWVSAPATNSVYEPATGEILTETGMAGAEDIQAAATYAAKAQREWVKVPPRERAAIFLKAADYLQRYFDEFAELIARETGGIIPKGQHEMREAILLLQLASGMTLQPDGLTLASTPDCMSYARRIPHGVVGVISPFNFPLILSIRSIAPALATGNAVVTKPDPQTPLTGGYLLALAFEDAGLPKGLYQVLPGAAEAGTALCEVPEIGMVAFTGSTAAGRKVGETCGRNLKKVALELGGKSSLIVLEDADLDLAASNIAWGAYMHQGQICMASGRILVQESIAAELTAKLVEKARHLPVGNPISGQVALGPLINQNQIQKVHEIVQDTVNAGAKLETGGQYEALFYAPTVLSGVKPGMRSFDEEIFGPVVSITTFGTDAEAVELANNTEYGLAGAVISANIGRAKTIGDQLQVGLMHINDQTVNDECVNPFGGCGISGNGTSVCGPSDWDTYTHWQWVTVKNTPPQYPF, encoded by the coding sequence ATGACAAACTCCATACTGAACACGGCTCCGTGGAAAGGGGCTTTTTTTAATGGTGACTGGGTATCGGCCCCGGCGACGAATTCTGTCTACGAACCGGCTACTGGAGAAATTTTGACTGAAACCGGCATGGCCGGGGCCGAAGATATCCAGGCGGCGGCAACTTACGCAGCCAAAGCCCAGCGCGAGTGGGTTAAAGTGCCGCCCCGTGAACGTGCAGCAATTTTTTTAAAGGCAGCCGACTATCTGCAGCGGTATTTTGATGAATTTGCTGAACTGATCGCCCGTGAAACTGGCGGTATTATTCCCAAAGGCCAGCATGAGATGCGCGAAGCCATCCTGCTGCTGCAACTGGCTTCCGGCATGACCTTGCAGCCGGATGGGCTGACCTTGGCTTCGACACCGGATTGCATGTCCTATGCTCGGCGGATTCCACACGGGGTGGTCGGGGTGATTTCACCGTTTAACTTTCCGTTAATTCTGTCAATTCGCTCCATTGCTCCGGCGTTGGCCACCGGAAATGCCGTGGTGACCAAGCCGGATCCACAAACGCCGCTGACAGGCGGATACCTGTTGGCGCTGGCGTTTGAAGATGCCGGTCTGCCTAAGGGGCTGTATCAGGTTTTGCCAGGTGCTGCTGAAGCCGGTACCGCTTTGTGTGAGGTGCCGGAAATTGGCATGGTGGCCTTTACCGGGTCTACCGCAGCGGGCCGGAAGGTCGGCGAAACATGCGGCCGTAATTTGAAAAAAGTGGCTCTGGAACTCGGCGGTAAAAGTTCTCTGATTGTGCTGGAAGACGCCGATCTGGATCTGGCGGCCAGTAACATTGCCTGGGGGGCATATATGCACCAGGGACAAATCTGCATGGCTTCCGGTCGGATTCTGGTTCAGGAAAGCATCGCCGCTGAACTGACAGCCAAGCTCGTCGAAAAAGCCAGACATCTGCCCGTGGGTAATCCAATCAGTGGTCAGGTGGCATTAGGACCGTTGATCAATCAGAACCAAATTCAAAAAGTACATGAGATTGTTCAGGATACCGTGAACGCCGGTGCCAAACTGGAAACAGGCGGCCAATACGAGGCGTTGTTCTACGCGCCAACGGTGTTGAGCGGCGTCAAGCCGGGAATGCGTTCATTTGATGAGGAAATCTTTGGACCTGTGGTGAGCATTACGACGTTCGGTACCGATGCTGAGGCCGTCGAACTCGCCAATAACACCGAGTACGGTCTCGCCGGCGCGGTGATTTCAGCAAACATTGGTCGCGCCAAAACCATAGGTGATCAATTGCAGGTAGGGCTGATGCACATTAACGACCAGACAGTAAATGACGAATGCGTTAATCCGTTTGGTGGTTGTGGTATCTCTGGTAACGGTACTTCCGTCTGTGGTCCAAGTGACTGGGATACCTATACCCATTGGCAATGGGTCACGGTGAAAAATACGCCACCGCAGTATCCGTTCTAA
- a CDS encoding transposase, which yields MTKPRNEQVSLEETSFYHCMVRCVRRAYLCGADSETGENFDHRKQWLVSRLRFLSYVYAIDICAYAIMSNHYHVVLHVDQARAQSWSDDEVVERWLQLYNGDVLINRWLAARKTMSPAELQAVSVTIAQWRERLCSISWFMRGVNETIARMANEEDNCKGRFWEGRFKSQALLDEGALLTCMAYVDLNPVRAAMADDLIDSDFTSVQQRLFDYAKYKTTQTKTTTEQALTQRVSKQRQLKRELKLDHLPESPLMPFSGRQQDSIHAALPFTREDYFDLIDTTGRCLRDDKRGAINPDTEKLISRLGIDPNQWLKHVQSYGRSYGDSAGSRVSLLQYADRFKRRWSKGLKVSSECYLRTG from the coding sequence ATGACCAAACCCCGTAACGAACAAGTCTCTCTGGAAGAGACATCCTTTTATCACTGCATGGTGCGCTGTGTTCGGCGGGCGTATTTGTGTGGTGCCGATTCTGAAACTGGTGAGAATTTTGATCACCGCAAGCAGTGGTTGGTGTCGCGCCTGCGATTTTTATCCTATGTGTACGCCATTGATATTTGTGCCTATGCGATCATGAGTAATCATTATCATGTTGTATTGCACGTCGATCAGGCACGCGCTCAAAGCTGGTCGGATGACGAAGTGGTGGAACGCTGGTTGCAGCTGTACAACGGGGATGTATTGATCAACCGTTGGCTTGCGGCGCGTAAAACGATGTCGCCCGCCGAGTTGCAGGCCGTGTCGGTAACAATTGCTCAGTGGCGTGAGCGTTTGTGTTCCATCAGTTGGTTTATGCGTGGTGTCAATGAAACCATTGCCCGTATGGCCAATGAAGAAGACAACTGCAAAGGCCGGTTCTGGGAAGGGCGCTTCAAGTCTCAGGCTTTATTGGATGAAGGTGCATTACTGACCTGTATGGCTTATGTGGACCTGAACCCAGTACGTGCTGCCATGGCGGATGATCTGATCGACAGTGACTTTACCTCGGTTCAACAGCGACTATTCGACTACGCCAAATACAAAACCACCCAAACCAAGACTACTACCGAACAGGCACTCACCCAGCGTGTTTCTAAACAACGCCAACTTAAGCGTGAGTTAAAACTCGATCACTTGCCGGAATCTCCATTAATGCCCTTCAGTGGGCGTCAGCAGGATTCCATTCATGCAGCCCTTCCATTCACCCGAGAAGACTATTTCGATTTGATTGATACCACCGGGCGTTGTCTGCGAGATGACAAGCGTGGTGCCATCAATCCTGACACCGAAAAACTGATCAGCCGACTGGGTATCGACCCGAATCAATGGCTGAAACATGTTCAAAGTTATGGTCGGTCGTATGGAGATAGTGCCGGTTCGCGGGTTTCGTTATTGCAGTATGCGGATCGATTCAAGCGGCGATGGAGTAAAGGACTTAAGGTGTCGTCAGAGTGTTATCTTCGAACCGGTTAA
- a CDS encoding coniferyl-alcohol dehydrogenase — protein MKLQNKTIVVTGVSSGIGSEVARVARYHGANVIGVDRNESLLTLNQFFQADLGDPDAIDTLVSQLPDGIDALCNIAGVPGTAPAELVGRVNYLGLRHLTGKILPKMNAGGSVVNISSILGIEWPERLELHKSLATAKTFAEGAAWLKEHPVAQDFCYQYFKEALIVWTATEAQACFNQYDVRMNTVAPGPVMTPILGDFVTMLGQERVEKDAHRMKRPALADEVADVVAFMCSDESRWICGANIPVDGGLAATYL, from the coding sequence ATGAAATTACAAAATAAGACGATTGTGGTGACAGGTGTCTCCTCTGGCATCGGTTCTGAAGTCGCACGGGTTGCCCGTTATCATGGTGCGAATGTTATCGGTGTTGATCGCAATGAATCGCTGTTGACCCTCAATCAATTTTTCCAGGCGGATCTGGGTGATCCGGATGCTATTGATACACTGGTGTCACAATTGCCGGACGGTATTGATGCGCTCTGTAACATCGCCGGCGTTCCCGGAACCGCACCTGCGGAGCTGGTGGGTCGGGTCAACTATCTGGGTTTACGTCATCTGACCGGGAAGATATTGCCCAAAATGAATGCCGGCGGTTCGGTGGTGAATATTTCATCCATTCTCGGCATTGAATGGCCGGAACGTCTGGAGCTGCATAAATCTCTGGCAACGGCCAAAACCTTTGCAGAAGGTGCTGCCTGGTTGAAAGAGCATCCGGTTGCCCAGGACTTCTGTTACCAGTATTTCAAAGAAGCACTGATTGTCTGGACCGCTACCGAAGCCCAGGCATGTTTTAATCAATATGACGTGCGCATGAATACGGTTGCGCCGGGTCCGGTCATGACTCCGATTCTGGGGGATTTTGTCACCATGCTTGGACAGGAGCGGGTCGAAAAGGATGCCCATCGGATGAAACGTCCGGCGCTGGCAGATGAGGTCGCGGACGTGGTTGCCTTTATGTGCTCAGATGAATCACGCTGGATCTGCGGTGCCAATATTCCGGTCGATGGTGGTCTGGCAGCCACTTATCTGTAG
- a CDS encoding SMI1/KNR4 family protein gives MNNPTVTVNPYGEIDDKYLDRFLSELPSTPPATYLEYLRNRNGGKFKNDIVLLSGKYFCSVHEYFGLFLTPAYLSLEENYKCYRNRVSKFFLPIATDPGGNIFGISLADEDYGKIYLWNHELEGQAKSLTWLSNDFSLFISSLQERSLSDLDQILTNDDKVRLHDYFLIHHLALEELDEYGRSILERAVIKGASQCIKLLYSKGAKKRSSLMLAKRNAQFFEKHKEIVKLIEEFYGGK, from the coding sequence ATGAATAATCCTACCGTAACAGTAAATCCTTATGGCGAAATAGATGATAAATATTTAGACAGGTTTTTAAGCGAACTACCAAGTACTCCTCCGGCCACATACTTAGAATATTTACGAAACAGAAATGGAGGGAAATTCAAGAATGATATTGTTCTCTTGTCAGGTAAGTACTTTTGTTCGGTTCATGAATACTTTGGTTTGTTTTTGACTCCAGCTTACTTGAGCTTAGAAGAAAACTACAAATGTTATAGAAATCGAGTAAGCAAGTTCTTTTTGCCTATTGCTACAGACCCTGGGGGAAATATCTTTGGTATATCGCTGGCTGATGAAGATTATGGGAAAATTTATTTATGGAATCATGAGCTTGAAGGTCAAGCTAAATCACTAACATGGTTGTCAAATGACTTCTCATTATTTATTTCCAGCCTTCAAGAACGAAGCCTATCTGATTTAGATCAAATACTGACAAATGATGATAAAGTCAGATTGCATGATTATTTTCTGATTCATCATTTGGCGCTGGAAGAATTAGATGAGTATGGTAGATCAATATTAGAACGTGCAGTTATCAAAGGTGCCAGCCAGTGTATTAAACTTCTATACAGCAAAGGGGCAAAGAAAAGAAGTTCTTTGATGTTAGCTAAAAGGAATGCACAGTTTTTTGAAAAACATAAGGAAATTGTTAAGCTAATCGAAGAGTTTTATGGTGGAAAATAG
- a CDS encoding HNH endonuclease, whose translation MKRTNIFLSKILCLSALSITIPAHATHAPGEIIKLPEANKPLVSDELVPPTTEVYSSQSIPARKAVTTPRTLSGIPDVSDIDTLDIPYYDRLGFDGAATLNGSAFDYTISHHNGQLVISQTDVSLSGNGLPIVVNRNYRSRTNVTADLRWSPLGFGWDLHFGRLKFQAYRLQDGGLCHQPSDEIRYNPLIEMPDYSVEQFYGVTGEGEHVFRTVSGIIGRCNDEGDFVATTPGGIDYTFDLSSGYLGGDSTDSLRWLPVTHIEDLHGNQLNIRYETDVYNGVYPTRIEDPADDRYVQFNYDTSEDYKQLVSLTYPGPNGTNTIRYTHTPVNVATQSGGVNGGMTLDEVILPEDERYRYTYHSFSGDISNANNPDGFHLKSVTLPVGNSLTFDYQATIYNAGENTQQIIPNVRSVHHENIGRDDFYTCYNYSQNLERDYAPGYTHYDVTTVTGPYRDACATPIPDSYTQTDYFVAGQPFLENSISVVDNGDGTSTLGSQFHMLGMTVLTATVAHNGNLASYQTNGFTFKTIGNQKSVLTHNGIVYRGPPAFPVLNSSKTFNQGIPKQIVHNSLDQFGNPLHSTFVSSNAYEEYQYTYLTPTTTAWHPSLVTSETLLGASNSHGSSNIAGDDSVTTNVYDAQLQLTDKTINGITHHYRYNRYGLLEQVSLEGDILEQHSDYHYGVARHTTLGNDEQSYDRTVATGGYVTSETDARGSAKTYTYDDLGRVSRIGFSLGNPVDVSYQRNVIHMTRGPLQQTLTYTDNGQLLCHEMTGENETLYQSYQYLLNGQVSQVWYPNSAGCQTGPAVAYDWLYDLRLERVTYPDGNTRNYSYNGTVTSVQDENGNVWQHTRRYGSQSTYEVRTQSPIGTLTAYAFNRIGQRTRIIQGTPVPGDEGQIYTKALHDFEYNDHFQLTSQTSYEEGTRTYTYHRNGLLASMQQNDLPAEHYAYDGLQRLIATTYSDATLDVEYRYDGSGNLVEIRNGIASRVYDYDLNNNLISLSSVLASPLSDTQTVSYEYDQNDQLSRLTYPGGLAVDYAPDAFGRPTQVGSYIRHIRYHPSGAITQLTYGNGQVQQFSLDPERLWSTGTELAGKFSKTAQRDAMGNLTAIQDSLHSEADKLYRYDRDNRLLSSTGYWGNQEFGLDSNSNITGVTLASDHQISYYISNRNIPRAIQEINGGVTTLQSITADAQGRIEQLGDWRYQWNQRHNLVSAQSPSGKTAQFHYDGHNGLVARQNDNRTERYLRDDQHKVLASHSTDGEYSLHIYLNGQTVANLTGSDTQTETVEYIHSDLAMNPIMATDASGQMVWSKDYDPYGNEGRVTGDGDTRELTFHHHQRIADAGLVYVGARWYSPRLRRFISPDPVGVPDAAVTGVNRFHYGLDNPLAYTDPDGRISKKLRKLISPFVEEAMDQINIRNKSLAGKRHEMTGVPFDERGYPDFSEWIPEGGRVELPGGQLGNHTSDFDKANKIYGVDATPEGYTWHHHQDGKTMELVPQSVHNKTAHTGGVAVINKAKQIAGSTILSINVGLIYFERNFTSTNKVLDLLDPIGTMSDSYWEAINSNRTLPPI comes from the coding sequence ATGAAACGAACGAACATTTTTCTTTCCAAAATACTGTGCCTGTCGGCACTTTCCATTACCATTCCTGCTCATGCCACTCATGCGCCTGGCGAGATCATTAAGCTGCCTGAGGCCAATAAACCATTAGTATCGGATGAACTTGTTCCACCCACAACAGAGGTGTATTCAAGCCAGTCAATACCGGCTCGCAAGGCAGTAACGACACCCAGAACGTTATCGGGCATACCGGATGTCAGCGACATAGATACCCTTGATATTCCGTATTATGATCGCCTGGGTTTTGATGGTGCTGCCACCTTGAACGGCTCGGCATTTGACTACACCATCAGCCATCACAACGGCCAACTGGTGATTTCACAGACCGATGTGTCGTTGTCAGGCAATGGCTTACCCATCGTGGTCAACCGCAACTACCGCTCCCGCACCAACGTCACCGCCGATTTGCGCTGGTCACCCCTTGGATTTGGCTGGGATCTGCATTTTGGGCGGTTGAAGTTTCAGGCGTATCGATTGCAGGATGGCGGACTATGTCATCAACCGTCCGATGAAATCCGCTATAACCCACTGATTGAAATGCCGGATTACAGCGTCGAACAGTTTTATGGTGTCACGGGTGAAGGTGAGCATGTTTTTCGCACCGTCTCAGGCATCATTGGTCGTTGTAACGACGAGGGGGATTTTGTCGCCACCACACCGGGAGGCATCGACTACACCTTTGACCTCTCGTCGGGTTATCTGGGCGGTGATAGTACCGACAGCTTACGCTGGCTGCCTGTTACCCACATTGAAGATTTGCATGGCAACCAGTTGAACATCCGTTATGAAACCGATGTCTACAACGGCGTATACCCGACCAGAATTGAAGATCCCGCCGATGATCGTTATGTGCAGTTTAATTACGATACCAGTGAAGACTACAAACAGCTGGTCTCGCTGACGTATCCAGGCCCCAATGGCACCAACACCATCCGCTACACTCATACGCCCGTTAACGTCGCCACACAGTCTGGTGGAGTCAACGGTGGTATGACCCTGGACGAAGTCATTCTGCCGGAAGATGAGCGCTATCGTTATACCTACCACTCATTCAGCGGGGATATCAGCAACGCCAACAATCCCGATGGTTTTCACCTGAAATCAGTGACCCTGCCAGTGGGCAATTCACTGACATTTGATTATCAGGCGACGATTTACAATGCGGGAGAAAATACCCAGCAGATCATCCCGAACGTGCGGTCAGTGCATCACGAAAATATCGGTCGGGATGATTTCTATACCTGTTATAACTACTCCCAGAATCTGGAACGCGACTACGCGCCGGGTTACACCCACTATGATGTCACAACCGTAACCGGGCCCTATCGTGACGCGTGTGCAACCCCCATCCCGGACAGCTATACCCAGACCGATTACTTTGTGGCCGGGCAGCCGTTTTTGGAAAACAGCATCAGCGTGGTGGATAACGGTGATGGCACCAGTACCCTGGGCAGCCAGTTTCATATGCTTGGGATGACCGTTCTCACCGCAACTGTTGCTCATAACGGCAATCTGGCGTCCTACCAGACCAACGGTTTTACCTTCAAAACCATCGGCAACCAAAAAAGCGTCCTGACCCATAACGGCATCGTTTATCGTGGACCTCCGGCGTTCCCGGTGCTCAATAGCTCGAAGACCTTCAACCAGGGCATTCCGAAACAAATCGTTCACAACTCCCTGGATCAGTTCGGCAATCCACTGCATTCCACCTTTGTCAGCAGCAACGCTTATGAAGAATACCAGTATACTTATCTGACACCCACCACCACGGCCTGGCATCCCTCGCTGGTGACGTCTGAAACCCTGCTCGGTGCCTCCAATTCCCATGGCAGTAGCAATATTGCCGGTGACGATTCAGTCACCACCAACGTATATGACGCACAGCTTCAGCTGACCGATAAGACCATCAACGGCATCACCCACCATTACCGTTACAACCGCTATGGACTGTTGGAGCAGGTTTCGCTGGAAGGGGATATTCTCGAACAGCACAGTGATTATCACTATGGCGTGGCTCGACACACCACCCTGGGCAATGACGAACAGAGTTATGATCGAACCGTGGCCACAGGGGGGTATGTCACCTCAGAGACCGATGCCCGTGGGTCAGCCAAAACCTATACCTACGATGATCTCGGCAGAGTTTCCCGGATCGGTTTTAGCCTGGGCAACCCTGTTGATGTCAGCTACCAGCGCAATGTGATTCACATGACGCGAGGGCCTTTACAGCAAACCCTGACGTATACCGACAACGGTCAACTGCTGTGTCATGAAATGACCGGCGAAAACGAAACCCTCTATCAAAGCTACCAATATCTGCTGAACGGTCAGGTCAGTCAGGTCTGGTATCCCAACAGCGCCGGCTGTCAGACAGGGCCTGCCGTCGCCTATGACTGGCTATATGATCTGCGTCTGGAACGGGTGACCTATCCAGATGGCAACACCCGGAACTATAGCTACAACGGTACGGTGACCTCGGTACAGGACGAAAATGGCAACGTCTGGCAGCATACCCGGCGGTACGGCAGTCAGAGCACCTATGAGGTCCGTACTCAAAGCCCTATCGGCACGTTAACCGCCTATGCCTTTAACCGGATTGGGCAACGCACCAGAATCATTCAGGGCACCCCGGTACCCGGCGATGAAGGCCAAATATACACCAAGGCCCTGCATGACTTTGAATACAATGATCACTTTCAGCTGACCAGCCAGACTTCCTATGAGGAAGGTACCCGGACCTACACTTATCATCGTAATGGACTGCTGGCCTCCATGCAGCAGAACGACCTGCCGGCTGAGCATTATGCCTATGATGGCCTGCAACGACTGATCGCCACCACCTACAGCGATGCCACTCTGGACGTTGAGTATCGCTATGACGGCAGCGGCAACCTGGTTGAAATCCGCAACGGCATTGCCAGCCGCGTCTATGACTATGATCTGAACAACAACCTGATCTCGTTGAGTTCGGTATTGGCCAGCCCGCTGTCAGATACCCAGACGGTTTCCTATGAGTATGACCAGAACGATCAGTTAAGCCGTCTGACTTATCCGGGTGGACTGGCGGTTGACTATGCGCCCGATGCATTTGGTCGACCGACCCAGGTAGGCAGCTACATTCGTCATATTCGATACCATCCCAGTGGTGCCATCACCCAACTCACCTATGGCAATGGCCAGGTACAGCAATTCAGTCTGGACCCCGAACGGCTCTGGAGTACCGGTACCGAACTGGCCGGCAAGTTCAGTAAAACCGCACAACGGGATGCCATGGGCAACCTGACGGCCATTCAGGACTCACTGCACAGTGAGGCAGATAAACTCTACCGCTACGATCGTGACAACCGCCTGCTCAGCAGTACCGGTTACTGGGGCAACCAGGAATTCGGGCTCGACAGCAACTCCAACATTACCGGCGTGACACTGGCCTCAGACCATCAGATCAGTTACTACATCTCCAACCGTAATATTCCCAGGGCCATACAGGAAATCAACGGTGGCGTTACAACCCTTCAAAGCATCACGGCCGATGCCCAGGGACGAATTGAACAACTGGGCGACTGGCGCTACCAGTGGAACCAACGCCACAACCTGGTATCAGCGCAAAGCCCATCAGGAAAGACTGCTCAATTTCACTACGATGGACACAACGGACTCGTTGCCAGACAGAATGACAACCGCACCGAACGCTACCTGCGTGATGATCAGCACAAAGTCCTTGCCTCACACAGTACCGATGGTGAATACAGCCTTCACATCTATCTGAACGGCCAGACCGTTGCCAACCTCACAGGCAGCGATACCCAGACAGAAACCGTTGAATACATCCACAGCGACCTCGCCATGAATCCCATCATGGCCACCGACGCCAGCGGCCAGATGGTCTGGAGTAAAGACTACGATCCCTACGGCAACGAAGGCAGAGTGACAGGAGACGGGGACACCCGCGAACTGACATTCCACCACCACCAACGCATCGCCGATGCCGGACTCGTGTACGTCGGAGCGAGATGGTACAGTCCCAGACTAAGGCGGTTTATATCCCCAGACCCGGTCGGAGTGCCCGATGCAGCCGTGACCGGTGTGAATCGGTTCCATTATGGATTGGATAATCCGTTGGCGTATACGGATCCGGATGGGCGTATTTCTAAAAAACTTAGAAAGCTTATATCTCCATTTGTTGAAGAAGCTATGGATCAAATTAATATCCGTAATAAATCACTGGCAGGCAAGAGACATGAAATGACAGGTGTACCCTTTGATGAACGCGGCTATCCTGACTTTTCGGAGTGGATTCCTGAGGGTGGTAGAGTCGAGCTACCTGGTGGGCAATTAGGAAATCATACAAGCGATTTTGATAAAGCAAATAAAATTTATGGTGTCGATGCAACCCCAGAAGGTTATACATGGCACCATCATCAAGATGGTAAGACGATGGAGCTTGTCCCTCAAAGCGTTCACAACAAAACTGCTCATACAGGAGGTGTTGCTGTTATTAATAAAGCAAAACAAATAGCAGGTTCAACGATCCTATCCATTAATGTGGGTTTAATTTATTTTGAGAGAAATTTCACATCGACAAATAAGGTGCTTGATTTGCTAGACCCAATAGGAACCATGTCAGATTCATATTGGGAGGCAATCAATTCAAATAGAACTCTCCCACCTATATAG
- the tnpA gene encoding IS66 family insertion sequence element accessory protein TnpA, producing MTRPYQRKSSEQWQSLVEAQQQSALSAVKFCDQNQVGYASFCKWKQRFSTVKRTPKNLNYIPTSTNIRHHDQTP from the coding sequence ATGACTCGACCTTATCAGCGCAAGTCTTCTGAACAATGGCAGTCTTTAGTTGAAGCCCAACAACAGTCCGCTCTTTCTGCAGTAAAATTCTGCGATCAGAACCAAGTGGGTTATGCCAGCTTCTGCAAATGGAAGCAGCGCTTTTCTACAGTAAAAAGGACACCCAAAAACTTGAATTACATTCCCACATCAACTAACATCCGCCACCATGACCAAACCCCGTAA